In Aegilops tauschii subsp. strangulata cultivar AL8/78 chromosome 3, Aet v6.0, whole genome shotgun sequence, one genomic interval encodes:
- the LOC141042845 gene encoding uncharacterized protein: MMLSQEELPPAPLTGAPAYGPTSGARLLLALTPQEDSWTKEFEAYLLHGTLPKKEEDVERVARQATTYCLQDGKLYCRRPNDVSLRCISEDQGHELLADINGGDCRHHSSSRTLMGKFTSNLFRSYCANLGTEICYTSVAHPRSNGQAERANEEILRGLNARSFKKKLDACGKGWLNEL, from the exons ATGATGCTATCTCAGGAGGAGTTGCCTCCCGCACCACTCACAGGTGCCCCGGCCTacggcccgacctcaggagcccGCCTGCTCCTGGCATTGACGCCCCAGGAGGATAGTTGGACCAAGGAGTTCGAGGCATACCTGCTCCATGGCACGCTGCCAAAAAAAGAGGAGGATGTGGAGCGCGTGGCCCGCCAGGCCACCACTTACTGCTTGCAAGATGGCAAGCTGTACTGCAGGCGTCCTAATGACGTCTCGCTAAGATGCATTTCAGAAGATCAAGGGCACGAGCTGCTGGCCGATATCAATGGGGGAGACTGCAGGCACCACTCTTCGTCGCGCACTCTCATGGGAAAG TTTACAAGCAACCTCTTCAGgtcatattgtgctaaccttggaacagAGATATGCTACACTTCGGTGGCGCACCCACGAAGCAACGGCCAGGCCGAGCGCGCCAACGAGGAGATCCTCAGGGGCCTCAACGCTAGAagcttcaagaagaagcttgacGCCTGCGGCAAGGGTTGGCTGAACGAGCTGTAG